A single window of Tenericutes bacterium MZ-XQ DNA harbors:
- a CDS encoding multidrug ABC transporter ATP-binding protein, which yields MAKERSQQRPTHGPGRMMGVGQKPKSMKKAFKLLLKYLAPYKIIFIIVITFASLSAVFNILGPRLLGQITNEVQLGIFNTTGINFDRIYEIVFILITLYALSYVFNLLQGIIVTRTTQKITKKMRSDLFDKMDKVPLKYFDQTSYGDTLSRMSNDIDLISQAVNSSITQIFTSVTLLIGILVMMIIVSWQLALVALISLPLSSFIMRFIMKKSQKYFRKQQKTLGQLNGHIEEAFTGQQILRAYQAEDKFLNVFEQHNDDLYESAWKSQFFSGLMFPIMNFVGNLSYMLIAVFGGLLAVRRTILIGDIQSMLQYVRNFNQPLGSIAQSLTQFQSALAATERVFEFLNLEEMKPEDKTVLLKNVKGHVSFKNVKFGYEPDKEIIHGFSLDVKPGQKVAIVGPTGAGKTTLVNLLMKFYEVNEGHIEIDGISTKDMTRYEVHKLFSMVLQDTWLFHGTVKDNLKYGHPDATDEQIISAAKTANVHHFIKSLSFGYDHELKENSSISQGQQQLLTIARAMVTDAPMLILDEATSSVDVRTEMLIQEAMDRLMKGRTTFVIAHRLSTIKNADVILVLNNGDIIEMGTHQDLLEKQGFYADLYNSQFDM from the coding sequence ATGGCTAAAGAAAGATCGCAACAAAGACCAACGCATGGTCCTGGACGCATGATGGGCGTAGGCCAAAAACCTAAATCCATGAAAAAAGCATTTAAATTACTCCTTAAATACTTAGCACCATATAAAATTATATTTATTATAGTAATCACATTTGCTTCATTATCTGCTGTTTTCAATATTTTAGGTCCTCGTTTGTTAGGACAAATCACTAATGAAGTACAATTAGGTATATTTAATACAACAGGTATTAATTTTGATCGTATTTATGAAATTGTATTTATTTTAATTACTTTGTACGCATTAAGTTATGTTTTTAACTTATTGCAAGGCATCATTGTTACCCGCACCACTCAAAAAATCACCAAAAAAATGAGAAGCGATTTGTTTGATAAGATGGATAAAGTGCCATTGAAATACTTTGATCAAACGTCTTACGGTGATACTCTAAGTCGAATGAGTAATGATATTGATTTAATCAGTCAAGCTGTTAATTCATCAATCACACAAATATTTACATCAGTTACACTGCTTATTGGTATTTTGGTTATGATGATTATTGTTTCATGGCAACTTGCATTAGTCGCTTTAATTTCATTACCTTTATCAAGTTTTATCATGAGATTTATTATGAAAAAATCACAAAAATACTTTAGGAAGCAACAAAAAACATTAGGCCAACTCAATGGACATATTGAAGAAGCATTTACAGGACAACAAATTCTTAGAGCCTATCAAGCAGAAGATAAATTCTTAAATGTTTTTGAACAACATAATGATGACTTATATGAATCAGCATGGAAGAGTCAATTCTTTTCAGGGTTAATGTTTCCAATTATGAATTTTGTCGGAAATTTAAGCTATATGCTCATTGCAGTCTTTGGTGGTTTATTAGCCGTAAGAAGAACGATTCTTATTGGTGACATCCAAAGTATGCTTCAATATGTTAGAAACTTTAATCAACCATTAGGAAGTATTGCTCAAAGTTTAACACAATTTCAATCAGCACTAGCTGCGACTGAACGTGTATTCGAATTTTTAAATCTTGAAGAAATGAAGCCGGAAGATAAGACAGTTCTACTCAAAAATGTTAAAGGACATGTATCATTTAAAAATGTTAAGTTTGGCTATGAACCTGATAAAGAAATCATTCATGGTTTTAGTTTGGACGTGAAACCTGGTCAGAAAGTTGCTATTGTAGGGCCTACTGGAGCAGGAAAAACGACACTTGTGAACTTACTCATGAAATTCTATGAAGTCAACGAAGGACATATAGAAATCGATGGCATATCGACCAAAGATATGACAAGATATGAAGTACATAAACTATTTAGTATGGTTTTACAAGATACATGGTTATTTCATGGGACAGTCAAAGATAATTTAAAATACGGACACCCAGATGCAACTGATGAGCAAATCATTAGTGCTGCAAAAACTGCAAATGTTCATCATTTTATCAAATCATTATCATTTGGCTATGATCATGAACTCAAAGAAAACAGTTCGATCTCACAAGGGCAACAACAATTGCTTACCATCGCTAGAGCAATGGTTACAGATGCACCTATGCTTATTCTAGATGAAGCGACATCAAGCGTTGACGTGAGAACAGAAATGCTGATTCAAGAAGCTATGGACCGCTTAATGAAGGGTAGAACAACTTTTGTGATTGCCCATCGTTTATCAACCATTAAAAATGCTGATGTGATTTTAGTGCTCAACAACGGTGACATTATTGAAATGGGAACACATCAAGATTTACTTGAAAAACAAGGCTTCTATGCTGACTTATATAACAGTCAGTTTGATATGTAG
- a CDS encoding pyridine nucleotide-disulfide oxidoreductase, whose product MKQSYDITIIGAGAAGLSAALEAYDDTLDILIIEREKNFGGILNQCIHNGFGLHVFKEELTGPEYAQKLIDLVMEKQIDYLLDTTVLNISKDEVFSIKATNITSGEFIIESKSVILTTGCYERARGHVDIPGDRPKGIMTAGSAQRYLNIDGYLVGKKVFILGSGDIGLIMARRMTLEGATVLGVAELMPYSNGLTRNIVQCLNDFDIPLYLSHTIKEVVGKEKLEKVIIQQVDENRQFIENTEKTFEVDTLLLSIGLIPDVKLFESLSIDTDPLTKSALVNQKLETSVKGLYACGNALHVHDLVDDVTIESRKAGKYAKAYVINQKDIDKKQVPIRFDHHIRYVVPQVVDYHLIDEPFDVLFRATQKHDVLKLVIKQGDQVIRKKTLKYVVPAEMQKVQIKPEDLINDLPIEIMVEEV is encoded by the coding sequence ATGAAACAATCATATGACATTACAATCATTGGAGCTGGAGCTGCAGGATTATCTGCAGCACTTGAAGCTTATGATGACACATTAGATATACTCATTATAGAACGTGAAAAAAACTTTGGAGGCATTTTAAATCAGTGCATTCATAATGGCTTTGGTTTACATGTTTTTAAGGAAGAATTGACAGGACCAGAGTACGCACAAAAACTCATTGATTTAGTTATGGAAAAACAGATTGATTATCTACTCGACACAACCGTGTTAAATATATCTAAAGATGAAGTTTTTAGTATCAAAGCTACCAATATTACCTCTGGAGAGTTTATCATCGAGTCTAAAAGTGTCATTCTAACGACTGGTTGTTACGAACGTGCAAGAGGTCATGTTGATATTCCAGGGGATAGACCAAAAGGGATTATGACCGCTGGATCTGCACAAAGATATTTAAATATCGATGGTTATTTAGTAGGTAAAAAAGTTTTTATCCTTGGAAGTGGAGATATTGGACTCATCATGGCTAGACGTATGACACTTGAAGGTGCAACAGTTTTAGGTGTTGCTGAGCTTATGCCTTATTCAAACGGATTAACAAGAAATATTGTTCAATGCTTAAATGATTTTGACATCCCTTTATATCTATCTCATACTATAAAAGAAGTCGTTGGTAAAGAAAAGTTAGAAAAAGTCATTATTCAACAAGTCGATGAAAATAGACAGTTTATAGAAAATACCGAAAAAACTTTTGAAGTTGACACTTTACTTCTTTCTATAGGTTTAATCCCTGATGTTAAACTTTTTGAATCTTTAAGTATTGACACTGATCCACTCACAAAAAGTGCACTTGTCAATCAAAAATTAGAAACCTCAGTTAAAGGCTTGTATGCTTGTGGAAATGCCCTTCATGTACACGATTTAGTAGATGATGTAACTATAGAAAGTAGAAAAGCTGGAAAATATGCGAAGGCATATGTGATAAATCAAAAAGACATAGATAAAAAACAAGTTCCAATTCGTTTTGATCACCACATACGTTATGTCGTTCCTCAAGTAGTAGATTATCATCTTATTGATGAACCATTTGACGTATTATTTAGAGCAACTCAAAAACATGATGTATTAAAGCTAGTGATTAAACAAGGTGATCAAGTAATTAGGAAGAAAACTTTGAAGTATGTAGTTCCTGCAGAAATGCAAAAAGTACAAATCAAACCAGAAGATTTAATCAATGATTTACCAATAGAAATTATGGTTGAAGAGGTGTAA
- a CDS encoding glycerol kinase has translation MNSYILAIDQGTTSTRAIIFDKNSQILAVAAEEIKQYYPKPGWVEQDANEIWISVLTVLARALIDANIKANQIASIGITNQRETTIIWDRETGNPVYHAIVWQSRQTQDICNALKDKGLESMIKSKTGLVIDPYFSGSKIRWILDHIPNGQQLADQNKLMFGTIDSWLLYKLTGGVHKTDVTNASRTMLYNINELKWDEDILNELNIPVSMLPEVRPSSEIYGYTKPYHFYGEEIPISGIAGDQQSALFGQTCFEDGSVKNTYGTGCFMLMNTGCKPVQSKNGLLTTIAWQINDKVTYALEGSVFVAGSSVQWLRDGLELIKHAKETEPLSNELEDNEGVYIVPAFVGLGTPYWDSEVKGAMFGLTRGTTKKHFARAVLESICYQSLDVLTAMQKDAKLPIKSFKVDGGAIINNFLMQFQSDIINIEVNRPKVTETTALGAAYLAGLAVGYWKDLDEIKKSWQLCRTFKPQMSEEKRSKNIRGWQTAVQATIAFKPNHK, from the coding sequence ATGAATTCATATATTTTAGCAATCGATCAGGGGACAACTTCTACACGTGCCATTATTTTTGATAAGAACAGTCAAATACTTGCAGTGGCAGCTGAAGAAATCAAGCAGTACTACCCAAAACCAGGTTGGGTTGAGCAAGATGCAAATGAAATTTGGATCAGTGTTTTAACTGTACTTGCGAGAGCTTTAATCGATGCCAATATAAAAGCAAATCAGATTGCATCTATTGGTATTACTAATCAAAGAGAAACCACTATTATTTGGGATAGAGAAACAGGAAATCCTGTTTATCATGCCATTGTCTGGCAATCAAGACAAACACAAGACATTTGTAATGCTTTAAAAGATAAAGGATTAGAAAGCATGATCAAATCTAAGACTGGACTTGTCATTGATCCTTATTTTTCAGGCTCAAAAATTAGATGGATCTTAGATCACATTCCAAATGGACAACAACTTGCAGATCAAAATAAGTTGATGTTTGGAACTATTGATTCTTGGTTATTATATAAACTTACTGGTGGTGTCCATAAAACAGACGTAACAAATGCTTCTAGAACAATGCTTTATAATATCAACGAGCTCAAATGGGATGAAGATATTTTAAATGAACTTAACATCCCAGTTTCTATGTTACCCGAAGTTAGACCTTCATCAGAAATATATGGGTATACAAAACCTTACCATTTTTATGGAGAAGAAATTCCGATCAGTGGAATCGCTGGTGATCAACAATCTGCATTGTTTGGTCAAACTTGTTTTGAAGACGGTTCAGTAAAAAACACATATGGTACAGGATGCTTCATGCTTATGAATACTGGATGTAAACCTGTGCAATCCAAAAATGGATTATTAACTACTATCGCATGGCAAATAAATGATAAAGTCACTTATGCTTTAGAAGGTTCAGTTTTTGTTGCTGGTTCTTCTGTTCAGTGGTTAAGAGATGGTCTTGAACTCATTAAACATGCTAAAGAAACAGAACCATTATCAAATGAACTTGAAGATAATGAGGGTGTTTACATAGTTCCAGCTTTTGTTGGCTTAGGTACACCATACTGGGATTCTGAGGTTAAAGGAGCAATGTTTGGTTTAACCAGAGGCACTACTAAAAAACATTTTGCTAGAGCTGTTTTGGAATCAATATGTTATCAATCACTTGATGTATTAACTGCAATGCAAAAAGATGCAAAATTGCCAATCAAATCTTTTAAAGTAGATGGTGGAGCAATTATCAATAATTTTTTAATGCAATTTCAGTCAGACATTATCAATATTGAAGTCAATCGACCAAAAGTTACAGAAACAACAGCACTAGGTGCAGCTTATTTAGCTGGTCTTGCTGTTGGATATTGGAAAGACTTGGATGAAATAAAGAAATCTTGGCAACTATGTAGAACATTCAAGCCACAGATGTCAGAAGAAAAAAGAAGCAAGAATATCAGAGGATGGCAAACTGCAGTTCAAGCGACCATAGCTTTTAAACCTAATCATAAATAA
- a CDS encoding pyridine nucleotide-disulfide oxidoreductase has protein sequence MKKKIIIIGGVAGGATTAARLRRLDEFAEIVLIERGEYISFANCGLPYHIGKVIPSRDSLVVQTVEDMHHKFNIDVRNLTEVIDIDSKNKKIIINDLKNEKTYEETYDKLVISTGSQPIMPPIPGIKEAKNLFTLRNIPDMDEIINYINENKPKKAIVIGGGFIGVEMMENLHHLGMQVTLVEMAPQVMGMFDYEMAQMIHQKIVDHGVGLVLSDGVKSFDMEGKRVTLASGLSISTDLIIFAIGVRPDNILAKKANLDLTERGFIKVNEHLQTSNQDIYAIGDVIEIPNIVTKQSMAAALAGPANKQGRYVANHICGINDKYHGTLATSAAKIFDMTVASTGVNEKTLKQLGLKYKGIHIHPTNHASYYPGSSVISLKVLFNPDTEEIYGAQAIGGEDGVDKRIDVLSTAIFGKMKVTDLKHLDLAYAPPFSSAKDPVNMVGFVAENIISGLVKTITWQDMQDLASKGSYILDIREEAEYVLEYLPGSVNIPLSQLRNRINEIPKDQEIFVYCHVGTRGYTATRVLEQNGYHVKNLDGGFKSYSCVFDHEGSEICFTLTDDLGIPVVDKQKQEEAIPVVNEAKVTLSIDACGLQCPGPIVQVYKAMQDIEEGNILQVKATDPGFQKDIKTWAEKTGNTLINIEKEDKVILAYVQKGRSKNFDQGLEVKESKNGTTIVVFSQDLDKAIAAFIIANGAKSMGKDVSLFFTFWGLNILRKPKKVKLKKAFMEKMFGKMMPRGTEKLPISNMNMAGMGPKMIKSIMKKKNVDSLQTLMKTAMDMGVKVTACAMSMDIMGIHKEELIDGIEIAGVATYLGDTQEANHNLFI, from the coding sequence ATGAAAAAGAAAATCATTATTATTGGCGGCGTTGCAGGCGGCGCGACTACTGCTGCACGCTTAAGAAGACTAGATGAATTTGCAGAAATTGTACTTATTGAACGTGGGGAATATATTTCATTTGCAAATTGTGGATTACCTTACCACATCGGTAAAGTTATTCCTTCTAGGGATAGTTTAGTCGTTCAAACAGTTGAAGATATGCATCATAAGTTTAATATTGATGTTAGAAATCTAACAGAAGTCATTGATATAGATTCTAAAAACAAAAAAATTATCATTAATGACTTAAAAAATGAAAAAACATACGAAGAAACTTATGACAAGTTGGTTATTTCTACTGGAAGTCAGCCTATTATGCCACCTATTCCAGGAATCAAAGAAGCAAAAAACTTATTTACATTAAGAAACATTCCTGATATGGATGAAATCATCAATTACATAAACGAGAATAAACCTAAAAAAGCAATCGTTATTGGTGGTGGCTTTATTGGTGTTGAAATGATGGAAAACCTGCATCATTTGGGCATGCAAGTTACACTCGTTGAGATGGCTCCACAAGTCATGGGCATGTTCGATTATGAAATGGCACAGATGATCCATCAAAAAATTGTAGACCATGGTGTTGGACTAGTACTTAGTGATGGCGTGAAATCCTTTGATATGGAAGGTAAGAGAGTCACATTGGCGTCTGGGTTGTCAATATCTACAGACTTAATCATATTTGCTATTGGTGTAAGACCAGACAACATATTAGCTAAAAAAGCTAATTTAGATTTAACTGAGCGTGGCTTTATTAAAGTGAATGAGCATCTTCAAACATCTAATCAAGATATCTATGCAATAGGGGATGTCATTGAAATTCCTAATATCGTTACAAAACAAAGCATGGCAGCAGCACTTGCTGGACCAGCAAATAAACAAGGACGATATGTAGCAAACCATATTTGTGGTATTAATGATAAATATCATGGAACACTTGCGACATCTGCAGCTAAAATTTTCGATATGACTGTAGCATCAACAGGTGTGAACGAAAAAACATTAAAACAATTAGGATTAAAATATAAAGGCATTCATATACACCCGACAAATCATGCAAGTTATTATCCAGGTTCATCAGTTATTTCTCTTAAAGTTCTTTTTAATCCTGATACAGAAGAAATATATGGTGCACAAGCTATTGGTGGAGAAGATGGTGTTGATAAAAGAATTGATGTATTATCAACTGCTATTTTTGGGAAAATGAAAGTTACGGATTTAAAGCATCTTGATTTAGCATATGCCCCACCTTTTTCTTCAGCTAAAGATCCAGTGAATATGGTAGGCTTTGTTGCAGAAAATATCATATCAGGTTTAGTAAAAACAATAACATGGCAGGACATGCAAGATTTAGCATCTAAAGGAAGCTATATTTTAGATATACGAGAAGAAGCAGAATATGTTTTAGAATATTTACCAGGTTCAGTAAATATCCCACTATCGCAACTAAGAAATCGTATCAACGAAATTCCAAAAGATCAAGAGATATTTGTTTATTGCCACGTAGGAACAAGGGGATATACAGCAACAAGAGTACTCGAACAAAACGGCTATCACGTTAAAAATCTAGATGGAGGGTTCAAGTCATACAGCTGTGTGTTTGATCATGAAGGATCAGAAATCTGCTTCACACTTACCGATGACTTAGGCATTCCTGTTGTTGATAAGCAAAAACAAGAAGAAGCAATTCCTGTTGTAAATGAAGCAAAAGTAACACTTTCAATAGATGCTTGTGGTCTTCAATGTCCAGGTCCAATTGTTCAAGTTTATAAAGCGATGCAAGACATTGAAGAAGGAAATATTCTTCAAGTTAAAGCGACCGATCCAGGATTCCAAAAAGATATAAAAACATGGGCTGAAAAAACTGGAAACACGTTAATCAATATAGAAAAAGAAGATAAAGTCATTTTAGCATATGTTCAAAAAGGAAGATCTAAGAACTTTGATCAAGGTCTTGAAGTAAAAGAGAGCAAAAATGGAACAACTATTGTAGTGTTTAGTCAAGATTTAGATAAGGCCATTGCAGCATTTATTATCGCTAATGGTGCTAAGTCAATGGGCAAAGACGTATCACTATTCTTTACTTTCTGGGGATTAAACATACTAAGAAAGCCTAAAAAAGTAAAATTAAAAAAAGCTTTTATGGAAAAAATGTTTGGTAAAATGATGCCACGAGGAACAGAAAAACTGCCAATTTCAAATATGAATATGGCAGGGATGGGTCCAAAAATGATTAAGAGTATTATGAAGAAAAAGAATGTTGATTCACTTCAAACCCTCATGAAAACAGCAATGGATATGGGTGTTAAAGTGACAGCATGTGCGATGAGTATGGATATTATGGGTATTCATAAAGAAGAACTTATTGATGGTATTGAAATTGCAGGTGTAGCAACTTATTTGGGTGATACACAAGAAGCAAATCACAACTTATTCATATAA
- a CDS encoding pyroglutamyl-peptidase I, translated as MKKVLITGFSPFAGETINPSYEAVKQLPDSILGYNIIKKEIETSFDTSTSQLEKCLEDHNPSIVILVGQAGGAKNIRIERIAINIDDAEVQDNSGVKPEDKPIKNDGETAYFSTLPIKKIVNALIDDGIPAVVSNSAGTYVCNHLMYNLLYTLKKTNTDIPAGFIHVPYIFSQVVEKPDTYATDLYAITRALDIAIKITIKELS; from the coding sequence ATGAAAAAAGTTTTAATTACTGGATTCTCACCATTTGCAGGCGAAACCATTAATCCTTCATATGAGGCAGTTAAACAACTCCCTGATAGTATTTTAGGATACAACATTATAAAAAAAGAGATAGAAACATCATTTGATACTTCAACAAGTCAACTTGAGAAATGTCTTGAGGATCATAATCCATCTATTGTAATTCTAGTTGGTCAAGCTGGAGGTGCAAAAAATATCCGTATTGAAAGAATTGCGATTAACATCGATGATGCCGAAGTTCAAGATAATTCAGGTGTAAAGCCAGAAGATAAGCCCATTAAAAATGATGGGGAAACAGCTTATTTTTCAACACTTCCCATTAAAAAAATAGTAAATGCACTTATAGATGATGGAATACCAGCTGTAGTCTCAAATTCAGCAGGTACTTACGTTTGTAATCATCTCATGTATAACCTGCTCTATACTCTGAAAAAAACAAACACAGATATACCAGCTGGTTTTATTCATGTCCCATATATTTTCAGTCAAGTCGTTGAAAAACCTGATACTTATGCTACTGACTTATACGCAATTACTCGGGCATTAGATATCGCTATTAAAATAACAATTAAGGAGTTATCATGA
- a CDS encoding alanine dehydrogenase: MIIGTVKEIKNLEFRVGLTPGSVKEYVSHGHQVYVEKDAGVNSGFKDEDYVKAGASILKTAKEVWEKSDMIVKVKEPLEPEFKFLREGLILYTYLHLAANEDLTYALLKSKTQSVAYETITESDGTLPCLKPMSEVAGRLSAIEGAKYLEKPFGGSGVLISGVPGVEKAKVTIVGAGVVGENALKMLVGMNADVTVLDVNLRKLTYLDDIYGNKIHTLYSSQANLEMAIKRADLVIGAVLLPGAKAPKLIKREYYKDMKPGSVIVDVAIDQGGSTEVSKATYHDHPTYVVDGIVHYTVANMPGAVPMTSTNALNNATLPYGLMIADLGLDMAINRSRALKLGVNTYNGEMTCLGVAEAFNLPYMEL, encoded by the coding sequence ATGATTATTGGAACTGTCAAAGAAATTAAAAATTTAGAATTTCGTGTAGGCTTGACACCAGGTAGTGTTAAAGAGTATGTTTCACATGGGCATCAAGTTTATGTAGAAAAAGACGCTGGCGTAAACTCAGGCTTTAAAGATGAAGATTATGTAAAAGCTGGAGCTTCTATTTTAAAAACAGCTAAAGAAGTATGGGAAAAATCAGATATGATTGTAAAGGTTAAGGAACCGCTTGAACCTGAGTTCAAATTTTTAAGAGAAGGATTAATTCTTTATACATATCTACATTTAGCAGCTAATGAAGACTTAACATATGCATTATTAAAGAGTAAGACTCAATCAGTTGCTTACGAAACAATTACTGAATCAGATGGAACTCTTCCTTGTTTAAAACCAATGAGTGAAGTTGCTGGCCGCTTAAGTGCAATCGAAGGCGCTAAGTATTTAGAAAAACCATTTGGTGGCAGTGGCGTTCTAATCTCTGGTGTTCCAGGTGTTGAGAAAGCTAAAGTAACAATTGTTGGTGCTGGTGTTGTTGGTGAAAATGCACTCAAAATGTTAGTTGGCATGAATGCTGATGTAACTGTTCTTGATGTTAATTTAAGAAAACTAACATACTTAGATGATATTTATGGAAATAAAATCCATACTTTATATAGTTCACAAGCGAATTTAGAAATGGCAATTAAACGTGCTGATCTAGTGATTGGTGCAGTCTTATTACCAGGTGCAAAAGCTCCTAAATTAATCAAACGTGAATACTATAAAGATATGAAACCAGGTAGTGTCATCGTAGATGTTGCAATCGACCAAGGTGGATCAACAGAAGTTAGTAAAGCAACATATCATGATCATCCAACTTATGTCGTTGATGGTATTGTTCATTACACTGTAGCAAACATGCCAGGTGCGGTACCAATGACTTCAACAAATGCACTTAACAATGCAACTTTACCTTATGGATTAATGATTGCTGATTTAGGTCTTGATATGGCTATAAATCGCTCAAGAGCACTTAAATTAGGAGTAAACACATATAACGGTGAAATGACTTGTTTAGGCGTAGCAGAAGCATTTAATTTACCATATATGGAATTATAA
- a CDS encoding starch synthase translates to MKIMFCSSEVFPFSKTGGLADMALFLPKSLQRIGHEVKIITPYYKNINKHHKDMTYKGTKSISMGGIETIVHFYELIYQDMSFIFVQNMHYFERDHLYGYNDDAERFSCFSYAILESLEVLDFYPEILHLNDWQTGMVPYLLDEHYRYRNDHYFSIHTLLTIHNLEYQGSFDPYVARFFNTDFNYTYIHFDRVNFLKSGIERATKINTVSPTYRDEVLSQEYGFTLDGALNHRKGDFVGILNGIDDEVFNPKSDHLIEFNYDKRNYFQMKQKNKEHILNHFNLDIDLNEPLVTYVGRLATQKGINLMTQMLEEVVEFSNARFILMGSGNDSYEDFFRYLSYKYPKRVSNYIGFNEEIAHKLYASSDLFMMPSRFEPCGLGQMIAMRYGTLPIVRETGGLKDTVEPFNKYTDQGTGFTFRNYDAYELKDKLFEGIQLYKDNLSIFKKLMKQAMDKDYSLRQMALSYENLYQIILGV, encoded by the coding sequence ATGAAAATCATGTTTTGCAGTTCAGAAGTTTTTCCATTTAGCAAAACCGGTGGTTTAGCTGATATGGCTTTATTTTTACCTAAATCTTTACAAAGAATAGGTCATGAAGTCAAAATCATTACTCCATATTATAAAAACATCAATAAGCACCATAAAGATATGACTTATAAAGGAACAAAATCAATCAGCATGGGCGGAATTGAAACTATTGTTCATTTTTATGAGTTAATTTATCAGGACATGAGTTTTATTTTTGTACAAAACATGCATTACTTTGAACGTGATCATCTATATGGATATAATGATGACGCAGAAAGATTTTCATGTTTTAGTTATGCTATTTTAGAATCATTAGAGGTTTTAGATTTTTATCCAGAAATTTTGCATCTAAATGATTGGCAAACAGGTATGGTACCTTACTTACTTGATGAACATTATCGCTATAGAAATGATCATTATTTTTCTATACATACACTTCTTACCATCCATAATTTAGAATATCAAGGCTCATTTGACCCCTATGTTGCTAGATTCTTTAATACCGATTTTAATTACACATATATTCATTTTGATCGTGTGAACTTTTTAAAATCAGGAATCGAAAGAGCAACAAAGATCAACACAGTCTCACCAACATATAGAGATGAAGTCTTATCTCAAGAATATGGTTTCACTTTGGATGGCGCCTTAAATCACCGAAAGGGCGATTTTGTAGGTATTTTAAATGGTATTGATGATGAAGTTTTCAATCCGAAATCTGATCATTTAATCGAATTTAATTACGATAAAAGAAATTACTTCCAGATGAAACAAAAGAACAAAGAACATATATTAAATCATTTTAATCTCGATATAGATTTAAACGAACCTTTGGTTACTTATGTTGGCAGATTAGCTACCCAGAAGGGTATTAACCTGATGACTCAAATGCTTGAAGAAGTTGTTGAGTTCTCAAATGCTAGATTTATACTGATGGGTTCAGGAAACGACTCTTACGAAGACTTTTTCAGATATCTATCTTATAAATACCCCAAAAGAGTCTCTAATTATATCGGGTTTAACGAAGAAATCGCCCACAAACTTTATGCCTCAAGTGATTTGTTCATGATGCCAAGTAGATTTGAACCATGTGGTTTGGGTCAGATGATTGCTATGCGTTATGGAACATTGCCTATCGTTAGGGAAACGGGTGGTTTAAAAGATACTGTTGAGCCATTTAATAAATATACAGATCAAGGCACAGGATTTACATTTAGAAATTACGATGCTTATGAACTCAAAGACAAGCTTTTTGAAGGCATTCAATTATACAAAGATAATCTTTCTATATTTAAAAAACTTATGAAACAAGCTATGGACAAAGACTATAGTCTAAGACAAATGGCATTATCATACGAAAACTTATACCAAATCATATTAGGAGTGTAA